The DNA region TCGAACTTCGTCCGGAGGTGGTGGAGAATCGTATTACCGTGGGGTGAGTCCTCTGAGATCTCACAGAGATGACTGACCGAGTCCTCGTCGGCTGTCGCGCCGACGAGGACGTCCCAGATGTCCTCGGAGTCGATATCGGCGTTCTCGCCGAGTTCGATATCGATCTCCTCGTCGAGAGTGTTGACGAGAAAGTTAAGGACCTGCTCTTCGGTGAGTTCGTTGGCTGCTTGGTCCGGTCGCATCAACCGACCAAGCAGCCCGTTCACCTAACCCGCTTTGTGAGGTACTGAGTCTCGGTTACTTGGTTCTCTTCGTTGTACGCCGGAATGAGCACGGAAAGAGAGGGAGGTTCAACGTCCTCATCCAACGAATCGCGCCACCGGTAGTGAAACCATTGGGCCCCCATCGCGATCGCAGGCCGCCCGAGATACCACCCGAGCAGGAGGAAAGCGATGATCGGGTGATTGAGGAGGATCGACGCGGGCCGGCCTATGACGGGAAAATCAGTAACGAAGATCCCGACACCGATTACAAGGAGCCCCGTCGCTGCAATTACACGCTTTACATCCATGGGTTGTCAGTAGCTGCTAAATTAACTACACCGACGTACTAAGCGTCTTTGATGTGTCTACTGATACAATGTGAGGAACGCGCCGACTGTAGTGTTAAAAGACATTCAGGGAGAATGTAGAGAGCGATACGATAGCCAAGCAATCAGTTGGTAAGATGACATACCAGAAATTAAGAACGTGAAAGGGCTTTCTCACCCCGGGGTACTAGTGTTGTGTTTGCTACAGGGACAAGATCTATCGTGGTTTTTGATGCATCTCTCCACGGAGATGTACACAGGATATTGTGAGTGGGATGCCCCTCTCTACCTCTCTGAGTGAAAACTATAGCTGTGTGCGCGACCGAGAATACTCATCTGACGCATGAGTCCTTCCGCTGACGTTGGGTCTTGCTCCACCGGAACTACGTGTATGTATGCCCGAGAATCGGATAGGTATTTCGCCCGATATGGAACATGTGAGACAGATCTCCTGCAGAACCATTGGCACGTAACTGAGCATCGAATATGCAACGGGACAAAGCGAAAAGCCCTCACTCAGAGAACCGAACCAGGAGAGTGAGAGACCTCATTGACTGAATAGCTAAGACAGAGAGATCACCAACGGTACATATGAACGGGAAACGAGTGCTCGTAACCGGCGGTGCGGGCTTCATCGGCTCGAATCTCGCCAACCACCTCACCGAGTCGAATGACGTGATAGCTCTTGACAACGGCTATCTCGGTACCGAGGAGAATCTGAACAATGAGGTAGAGTTCGTCGATGTGAGTGTCCTCGATGAGGACCTGCCCGTAGATGTGGATGTCGTGTTCCACCTCGCTGCGCTCTCCTCGTACGTGATGCACGAAGCAAACCCCCAACAAGGCACCCATATCAACGTCAAGGGGTTCGTCAATGTCGTCGAGCAAGCACGCAAGCAGGGGTGTGAAACCGTGGTATATGCATCCACGTCTTCGGTCTACGGAAACCGGACCGAGCCCTCACCCGAGAATATGGACGTCCAGGCAAACACTGGCTATGAAGCTTCCAAGTTGGCCCGTGAACGCTATGCCGAGTACTATTCGAACTTCCACGACATTACCTGTGCTGGGATGCGCTTTTTCTCCGTCTATCAAGGCTACGGTGGGAGTGAGGCGCACAAAGGCGAGTACGCGAATGTCGTTGCCCAGTTCGCCGACAGCCTTGCCAACGGTGAGGCCCCGATTCTCTACGGTGACGGAACGCAGACCCGTGACTGTATCCACGTTCGAGATATCGTCCGCGGGCTGGAGATCGCGGCCGACGAACACCTCGACGGAATCTACAATCTCGGTACCGGAGAGAGCTACTCGTTCAATACCATCGTTGAGTTATTGAACAACGAATTGGGGACCGATATCGAACCCGAGTATACTGAGAATCCAATTCCCGAGGATGTGTACGTTCACGATACCATGGCCGATATCACCAAGATGACCACTGGGACCGACTGGGAGCCTCAAATCGACTTTGAGGAGGGGATCCGCCTGGTGACCGACGAATACCAGCCCGAATCACTAGGAACGTGATAGGGAGGTAGTGGGAACGTCAGACGTCAATGTCGGTAATATAAAGCGATCAACATTGCGTCATCGAACATAGCTCGTTGCCCGTCGAAGTACAACAAACAGGAGGGGAGATCTAATCAAACAAAACACTGGAAGCCACAGAAAA from Halococcus salsus includes:
- a CDS encoding NAD-dependent epimerase/dehydratase family protein, which encodes MNGKRVLVTGGAGFIGSNLANHLTESNDVIALDNGYLGTEENLNNEVEFVDVSVLDEDLPVDVDVVFHLAALSSYVMHEANPQQGTHINVKGFVNVVEQARKQGCETVVYASTSSVYGNRTEPSPENMDVQANTGYEASKLARERYAEYYSNFHDITCAGMRFFSVYQGYGGSEAHKGEYANVVAQFADSLANGEAPILYGDGTQTRDCIHVRDIVRGLEIAADEHLDGIYNLGTGESYSFNTIVELLNNELGTDIEPEYTENPIPEDVYVHDTMADITKMTTGTDWEPQIDFEEGIRLVTDEYQPESLGT